In one Culex quinquefasciatus strain JHB chromosome 2, VPISU_Cqui_1.0_pri_paternal, whole genome shotgun sequence genomic region, the following are encoded:
- the LOC6034112 gene encoding transcription elongation factor SPT5, with protein MSDSGSGSDNDSVVSNRSRKSGGSNRSRSVSRSGGSRSVSRSRSRSGGSARSRSGSGSRSGSDVEQIRMKKKRKISAGSDEEDAEEEQEPEGEDLDSEEIEDDEDDDRRGGRKKKKKERFGGFIIDEAEVDDEVDEDDEWEEGAQDIGIVPNEVEEFGQTAREIENRRRGTNLWDNKEDEIEEYLRKKYADESGRKHFGDGGEEMTDEIDQQRRLPGIKDPNLWMVKCRIGEEKATVLLLMRKFLTYSNTDEPLQIKSVVAPEGVKGYVYIEAYKQTHVKAAITNVGNLRMGIWKQEMVPIKEMTDILKVVKEQTGLKPKQWVRLKRGIYKDDIAQVDYVDLAQNQVHLKLLPRIDYTRLRGALRTTSSENDENKKKKKRRPAAKPFDPEAIRAIGGEVTSDGDFLIFEGNRYSRKGFLYKNFTMSAILAEGVKPTLAELERFEEQPEEINIELAVSSKEDTNSTHTFSMGDNVEVCVGDLENLQAKIIAIDGALITVMPKHEDLKDPLIFKASELRKYFKTGDHAKVLAGRYEGETGLIVRVEPQRIVLVSDLTMHELEVLPRDLQLCSDMATGVDSLGQYQWGDLVQLDAQTVGVIVRLERENFHVLGMHGKVMECKPTALQKRRENRNTIALDSDQNQIRRRDIVKVMEGPHAGRDGEIKHLYRNLAFLHSRMYTENGGIFVCKTRHLQLAGGNKTQGNALMPMGQFGFMSPRIHSPMHPSGGRGGARGGGRGGGRGGANRVSRDKEILGKSIKITGGPYKGAVGIVKDATESTARVELHSSCQTISVDRNHIAVVGSTPKEGSVSSYIRTPSRTPSGSYGAQTPVYSGSKTPLHGSQTPSYDVGNRTPYGSMTPSHDGSMTPRHGAWDPAVTNTPARSNDFDFNMEEPSPSPGYNPSTPGYQINTPFAPHTPGNMFNTENYSPYQPSPSPSPSPYQVNYMGTPSPSGYSPATPGAPQSPYNPQTPGASLDSQFGEWCTTDIEVEIRNHDDSDLAGQTGFIRTVTSGACSVFLPEEDRVVTVLSNNLEPVVPTVAGDRFKVIFGDERETLGEFLSLSSNKEAIVSINGKKKLLPLNYLCKVKLD; from the coding sequence ATGTCGGACAGTGGCAGTGGCTCGGACAATGACAGTGTGGTGTCGAATCGGTCCCGCAAGAGCGGCGGATCGAACCGTTCGCGGTCCGTGTCCCGTTCGGGTGGTTCGCGGTCAGTTTCCCGGTCGCGTTCCCGCAGCGGCGGCTCGGCGAGGTCGCGCAGTGGCTCGGGTTCGCGGTCCGGGTCCGATGTGGAGCAGATCCGGATGAAAAAGAAGCGCAAGATTTCGGCGGGCTCGGACGAAGAGGATGCGGAGGAGGAGCAGGAACCGGAAGGGGAGGATTTGGACTCGGAGGAGATTGAAGACGATGAGGATGATGATCGTCGCGGGgggaggaagaagaagaagaaggaacgATTTGGGGGATTTATTATCGACGAAGCCGAGGTGGATGATGAGGTGGACGAGGACGACGAGTGGGAGGAGGGAGCGCAGGACATTGGGATTGTCCCGAACGAGGTGGAGGAGTTTGGCCAGACGGCGCGGGAGATTGAAAATCGTCGTCGTGGCACAAATTTGTGGGACAACAAGGAGGATGAGATTGAGGAGTATTTGCGGAAGAAGTATGCGGATGAGTCCGGGCGGAAGCACTTTGGCGATGGCGGGGAGGAAATGACCGACGAGATTGACCAGCAGCGGCGACTTCCGGGGATCAAGgatccgaatttgtggatgGTCAAGTGTCGGATTGGGGAGGAGAAGGCTACGGTGCTGCTGTTGATGCGGAAGTTCCTGACGTACTCGAATACGGATGAGCCGCTGCAGATTAAGTCGGTGGTGGCCCCGGAGGGTGTCAAAGGGTACGTTTATATTGAGGCGTACAAGCAAACCCACGTCAAGGCAGCTATTACGAACGTGGGAAATTTGAGGATGGGTATTTGGAAGCAGGAGATGGTTCCGATCAAGGAGATGACGGACATTTTGAAGGTGGTCAAGGAGCAGACTGGGTTGAAGCCGAAGCAGTGGGTCCGGTTGAAGCGTGGTATCTACAAGGACGATATTGCCCAGGTGGATTACGTCGATTTGGCCCAGAACCAGGTCCACTTGAAGCTGCTTCCTCGAATTGATTACACACGGTTGAGAGGAGCTCTGCGGACGACGTCGTCAGAGAATGACGAaaacaagaagaaaaagaaacgaCGACCGGCGGCCAAACCGTTCGATCCGGAAGCAATCCGTGCGATTGGCGGAGAAGTTACGTCCGATGGTGACTTCCTTATCTTTGAGGGAAATCGTTACTCCCGCAAGGGTTTCCTGTACAAGAACTTTACCATGTCGGCGATTCTGGCCGAGGGCGTCAAACCAACGTTGGCCGAGTTGGAGCGGTTCGAGGAACAGCCAGAGGAAATCAACATTGAGCTGGCGGTTTCGTCCAAGGAGGATACCAACTCGACGCACACCTTCTCCATGGGTGACAACGTAGAAGTCTGCGTGGGCGATCTGGAAAATTTGCAGGCCAAGATCATTGCCATCGACGGGGCGCTTATTACGGTGATGCCGAAGCACGAAGATCTTAAGGATCCGTTGATCTTCAAGGCGTCCGAGTTGCGCAAGTACTTCAAGACGGGAGATCACGCCAAGGTTTTGGCCGGTCGTTACGAGGGCGAAACGGGTTTGATTGTGCGCGTTGAACCGCAACGGATCGTGCTGGTGTCGGATTTGACGATGCACGAGTTGGAGGTGCTTCCGCGGGATCTGCAGCTCTGCTCGGATATGGCAACCGGTGTCGACTCGCTGGGACAGTACCAGTGGGGAGATTTGGTCCAGCTGGACGCACAAACCGTCGGCGTGATTGTACGTCTGGAGCGGGAGAACTTCCACGTGCTGGGAATGCACGGCAAGGTCATGGAATGCAAGCCGACCGCGCTGCAGAAGCGCCGCGAGAATCGTAACACGATCGCGCTGGATTCGGACCAGAATCAGATCCGTCGTCGGGATATCGTAAAGGTGATGGAAGGACCGCACGCTGGTCGGGATGGGGAGATCAAGCACTTGTACCGCAACTTGGCGTTCCTGCACTCGCGGATGTACACCGAGAACGGAGGTATTTTCGTGTGTAAAACCCGGCATCTGCAGCTGGCCGGTGGCAACAAGACCCAGGGAAATGCCCTGATGCCGATGGGTCAGTTTGGCTTTATGTCACCCCGAATTCACTCGCCGATGCATCCATCGGGAGGTCGTGGTGGTGCTCGGGGCGGTGGCCGTGGAGGAGGTCGCGGTGGGGCGAATCGCGTCAGCCGGGACAAGGAAATTCTTGGCAAGAGTATCAAAATTACCGGAGGACCGTACAAGGGTGCCGTCGGAATTGTCAAGGACGCGACCGAAAGCACGGCTCGCGTTGAACTGCACTCTTCGTGTCAAACCATCTCGGTCGACCGGAACCACATTGCCGTGGTCGGATCGACGCCGAAGGAGGGATCCGTTTCGAGTTACATCCGTACTCCGAGCCGTACGCCAAGTGGCAGCTACGGTGCCCAAACACCGGTCTACTCGGGCTCGAAGACACCGCTGCACGGATCGCAGACTCCGTCGTACGACGTGGGCAATCGTACTCCGTACGGTTCGATGACTCCGTCCCACGATGGCAGCATGACTCCACGTCACGGCGCCTGGGATCCAGCGGTCACAAACACCCCTGCTCGAAGCAACGACTTCGACTTTAACATGGAGGAACCATCGCCCAGCCCGGGCTACAATCCGAGCACGCCCGGTTATCAGATCAACACGCCGTTCGCTCCGCACACCCCCGGAAACATGTTCAACACGGAGAACTACAGCCCGTACCAACCGAGCCCCAGCCCAAGCCCATCGCCCTACCAGGTCAACTACATGGGTACTCCGTCCCCGAGCGGATACTCTCCGGCCACACCCGGAGCGCCCCAATCACCGTACAATCCGCAAACACCCGGCGCCAGCCTCGATTCCCAGTTTGGCGAATGGTGCACCACGGACATTGAGGTCGAAATCCGAAACCACGACGATTCCGATCTGGCCGGCCAAACCGGCTTCATCCGGACCGTCACCAGCGGCGCCTGTTCCGTGTTTCTGCCCGAGGAGGATCGCGTCGTTACGGTGCTGAGCAACAATCTGGAACCGGTCGTGCCGACGGTGGCCGGCGATCGCTTCAAGGTCATCTTCGGTGACGAGCGCGAAACGCTGGGCGAGTTTCTGTCGCTGTCCAGCAACAAGGAGGCCATCGTGTCGATCAACGGCAAAAAGAAGCTGCTGCCGCTCAACTACCTGTGCAAGGTCAAGTTGGACTAG